AGTTCAGCTTGCAGCGCTTGCGGCAACAGGGCCGCCGCCGCGGTACGTGCCATCCCGAACCGGACGCTGGTCTGCGAACCCGCTTTGAGACGTCCTAGCAGATCTGCGAAAGATCGCGACTGCTCCAGCAGCTCATTGGCACCATCGGCAACGATGCGCCCGATGGCGGTAAGCTCAACCTTTGTTCTGTCCCGATCGAAAAGCTTCACACCGAGCAGGGCTTCGGCTTGCTGGATACTACGAGAAAGCGCGGATTGCGTGAGTTCGAGTTCACGGGCCGCGCGTGTGAAGTTCAAGTGCCTAGCTAGCCCGGTGATATGGCGTGCGGTGCGAAGGTCGATATTCACCAAGCTCATCATGAATGCTCCACTGATGAATTGGACGGATATCATTCCACGCCGCTAAGCTCAATTGAAACCCGCCGTAGAGCGGCCACGATCGAGAGGCTGTGCCATGATCTGTATGACGAAAGTCGAGACTAAGCGGGCGCTATCCGTCCCGCCGCTTTGCGCTATTGAAGATCATGGTTCCCAACTCCGCTCTTCGCGCGCCAGGACCGAGGACGCTCTGCATCCGGCGGATCTCTCGACAATAGAGGCGAGCGTTTCGGTGGCATCTGTGACCGCCGAACTGCGCAAACTTCATCTGAGCAGTCCGATCAGGAGCAGAATCCATACCGGCAAAGGCTACTGGATTGACATGAGCCTCACTGGCCGCATAGGAGATCCCCGCGTGCGCTATCAGAACCGCTGGCAGCCTCATCGCATGGAGAAGATCGGCTCGATCATGGCGCTGCGCGGCCGTGAGCCAATATATGGCGTCAGCGGAGCCGCGAGCGGAACCTCGGTGGTCTGCCGCATTGGACCGCAAGCCGCTAGCCGCTGGGTCCCCGATGACGACAATTGGACCGACGATCAGCTTGTCGCACTGCTCGATGTCACAAACGATAATGTGAAATCGCTGATGACGCGGCTCGCCGTGGAGCTTCGCAATCCGGGGTTCGCTGGCGATATGATGGTCGAACTCATAGCCGGGCAACTCATGATTGAACTCCATCGCTCGCGCCAAGCGACTATCGAGATGTGCA
The Novosphingobium aureum genome window above contains:
- a CDS encoding helix-turn-helix transcriptional regulator, whose product is MICMTKVETKRALSVPPLCAIEDHGSQLRSSRARTEDALHPADLSTIEASVSVASVTAELRKLHLSSPIRSRIHTGKGYWIDMSLTGRIGDPRVRYQNRWQPHRMEKIGSIMALRGREPIYGVSGAASGTSVVCRIGPQAASRWVPDDDNWTDDQLVALLDVTNDNVKSLMTRLAVELRNPGFAGDMMVELIAGQLMIELHRSRQATIEMCSGGLAPWQMRLVEERLNDQMHNITLKDIASLCGISVRHLTRSFRVSQGCSIGSYLSRIRMERAKSDLIAGESIKVLAPRLGFASVSSFTSAFRRDVGISPATFRRSFR